The stretch of DNA aaatgggtgatttttttatttggagAGCTCTAATATAGTATATGAAAATCCAGCTGGTgactacatatatttatatggcaTTTAGGGCAACACatagatacaggtatgagatctattatccagaatacttgggacctgggatttttccagataagagatctttccataatttgaatctccatactttaagtttgctaaaaatcattgttttgcattaaataaggattaattataccgtagttgggatcaagtacaagttactgttttattattacagagaaaggacatcatttttaaaaatatagttatttgcttaaaatggagcctatggaagatggccatctcataatttggagctttctggataacgggtttccagataacgaatcctatacctgtatatgcatatCTCGTtaactgaaatccatttttatgcACTGTAAGGTGGCCCATATTTAGTGGAATGCTGAGAACCCGATATGGTGCGTTTAGTCACGAACAtcaatattaataaaaacatCACAAGCCCCATTTATAATGATATTctttacaggttattcatggctttgtgtattataacaatattAAATATAGCACAACTTACGACACAGTCTGGATCTCTCTTACTGTATACTCATTTCCCTTTTTGCTGATCTCCAGTTTTGCTGAGTACAGAAGCCTGATATCATAATGTGGATCAGGGTAGGTAGAAGCCTTGGCAATGAGACCCCAGGTTTCTGTATCCTATAGTAAATCAAAAGGTTTAGGCAACAAGTGCTTCTTGGATTACTACAAGAAACAAAGTTCATATTTCTTTTGTTGCATTAGTCTACAAAAATAAAGGCTATTTGAAATATAATATACACAGAAGACATAAAATTATCAGTCacaccataaaatgaaaatatacattttttacatttaaagttggTATCTGTAAGTACTCAAACCATTGTATAGTACACTTGGTTTTCTGCTATACAATTGTACTTAAACCAATATGTGCTACTTGTGGTGAGCACTACTTCAACCTATTCTGATGAATTGCACACAGCTGCACACATGGTTTCTAGGGCCTGGTGAACCTGGAGGCAATTCCAAAACTGTGGATACAAACCACTTGTGAACTGGCTGCTTATATGTTTATTGGCatgccagaagtgacatcatcttGACAATGAAAACATGCACCACAACTTGCATGTCATTAACCAAAAGCAGGCACTAATTGGCAAGACTTCAGCAAACAGTGTCAACAGCAAGGGAATTATTCTTAAAATGAACACACCTTAAGTTCCTTTAGGTtttctgaaatttcaaaatggcCGTGACATACTTGGGCTAAAGGAGAAAAACATAATCATATAGTTAGTCAGTTTACAGCTTAGAGCTCTTTTGAAAAGCATAAAAAGGGCATAGAAAATGGTTGTTGCCCATTGTTTGCACCTTTCCCATGCCCAGCactttgtaaatattaaatattttaggtTTATTGGTCTTACTATGAATTACATACAGCCTATATACAGTACCATAACTGATGTGAGGCTTTAAAACTTTGACTTGATCTAAACCATTGCATTTGCTCCACTCTTTAAAGTTCTCTAATTCATCTTCTGAAAGGGATACTCCTTTACCTATAATGAGAAAATTTCTGAGAGTTATTGAAATATTTATAAAGGAAAATTGTTACCCTCTGTCCACCATGTTTTTATGTTTTGGTAAAAAAGATATGAAAATATGATATAAAAACTATATACCTGTGTCCAAACTAGCACAATAACAGTTTGCAGTGAAATAGGGGGTGTCTTTACATACTTGTCTATgaatattttcattcatccaggtcatggtatatctagtataaataaatctaaagcaactggacttgttaggtaatcattgaagacgtttcactactcatccgagcagcttcttcaatgattacctaccaagtccagttgctttagatttatttatactagatttacatacttataggggcacatttactaatccacaaatcacgaatgggaaaaaatcgtattgaaaagaaaaatttcgtaagatcgcaaatatcacgaaaatgcttacgaaaaaatcatattagtcacgataatatcgtattggcgatccgaaagtcacaaaatttttgtaccgaagaattgtaaacagcggtaaaaccttttcgATTTTtccgtgcaaacgtccgaaaaagtcgtgcaccgtacgaaaaagttgtgcggacccccgaaaaaaatcggcgaaaatacgctcggagcgttcgcatgaacgctcgggcttttgtaaatgtgccccatagtgtttttgGTAgctgttagtgatgggcgaaatgttttgccaggcatggatttgtagcgaatttctgcctttcgccattggcggattgtttcgtgaaacggatgagaAAAtaagccgcagaaaaatttgccgtgcatcCAAACATtttcgcccgcgtcaaaagaattatcACCCGTGGCAAAAAACAGTCgcccgtcaaaagaatagtcgcacgtcaaaagaatagtcgcgggcgtcaaaagaatagttgcatgtcaaaagtattgtcacgggcgacaatttttttttgatgcacaacattttcacgtttcgccgtttcgcgaatctttcgaaagattcgtgaatttttcagtgaagtgaaatgggatagATCCACTCATCATTACTAGCTGTTCCAATGCAGTAAGAAATGGTTTTATATGCCACTTACTCCAGCATTGTCAACATATAACCAACTAACATAAAGAAAAGGTAATAATAACGCTACTAACAGACGTTTACTACAGTGGTCTGTAGGGACTTATAGTGTTAACTTCCACTATGGTTGGGAAATTCCCTACTAGTTTGGGTATCCCCTGGCTTTGGCCCATTCCTGGACAGGGAGTAGGGCCCCATAagcagggaacagggccccgtgaatgagatataTAGACAGTAGGTAAGCTCCCTAGGAGTATAAGATAGACAGGCCAGCTACAAAGAGCAATTCTGAGCTTCAACATAGGAGGATAGATTGGAGGTCTCTCTGTCAAGTGATACTGCCTGTTAGTGTAGTGATCACATTGGATAGGGAATCAGGTTAGAGGATTTCTCTGGAGATTCCACTAGAGGTGATCCAAGTCCACTAAAGGGAAAGTGGGATTCCTGCCAAGTCAATTCAAGTAGTGTCAGTGTGTGATACACTCAGAGGCAGAGTTATTATGCAGTGTaacaaatggcaacaaaattcgccCAGGCTTCAACCGGTAAAAACTGTGTCATTTTCATAGAGTGACTTCtgccagaaaaaataaaataaaatctgtcaTTCGGACAGTGTAGAATAAAACACAACTTGATAAATTCtacattcattttacacagctttttacactgtttttgttTCGGCACATTTtgttttgcacagcataatatataggcCCCTCAGTGTGTAATTAAATGTGTCTTGACCACTTTACCTCAAAGAAACTGTGCACTGTGAGTACCTTGTGACTGTTAATAATTTGTTATTTTAATTAAGAACTCCTGGCATCCAGAAATCCTGTTTGAGCATCTGAGAGGTATAGTTCTGTGACTTTATCTGACATTTATATTGTCTTAAGTAAAATGTACAGTAGAATTGCACAGCTTTTTTGTATGCACAGAACATTGTTGCTGTATTTTTCCCATATTTAATTATATAACTAAGCTCTATAACATTTTAAGTGATCCAGATTGTACTTACTGTGCAAAAATGCCCCACACAATGAACCATTGATTCTTTCATAGCAAAGCATACTGTCTGGCTGGGTTCGGACAAACTTGCCAGTGTAATTAGCTAGAGCAGCTAGAAACAGAATATTTGGTTATAACAAAGCATACATTATGCATTTTATTCTTTTACTGCCAACTACACCTGTTAGTGGGATCACAATAAGTTATAGCATTGCACCCTGTATTACGCCCTGTGTCCCCATTTGTCATGCAATATTCAGTGCTGGCATTACCCTCGGCTCTGCCACTGCAGGTGGTGGGCTTAGGGGCTAAAAGaaagtaataattttttttctatataagcaCCCAAAGCCTGCTCTCCTGAGGCTGCCTTGGCCAGGGATCTATGGAGAAATAGCCAGGGAGAAATacaaatatctaataataatatctaataaaaataaaagatctcCAATATTACATACCATCTGTTGTTACATATTTATAAGCCGTTGATCCAGGTATTCTCTCATAGTAATAGTCATATCCATCAAGTTTTGCCATTCTGCAGTGGGAAAAACACAGAATAAAGATCAGTGTAGGCTCTTACTGCAAAATGGCACACAAAAGGAAAAATTGGGGCACAAATGGAAGATTCTGGAATCTTCTAACCAGTATaccataaatttaaaaaatgtgtaacCCCACTTGCAATGTACATCTACAAGTacagaaaagtgaaaaaagaatTGCAGGAAAAAAGCATATATATGCAAAATGATTTGTGTCTGGAGAACTCTGAGTCATTTTATGCACACCTTTTCTTGCTTTTCCTCTTTCCTACCCTtttctttttactgttttttactGCTGAATCTGCTTACTGTATGTGGTGCTACTCATTTTACCATAGTATAGACAAAAATTGCTTGTGACAAATACTATAATGCCTTTTCAATTTGACTCTTTTGATAAGGTATAAGACCTTGACCTTGATTTGGCATAAGACTCAAGCATATGCAAAGACAAGTCACACTGCATACACATCAATATCAGATGACCTTTCTTTAGCTAAAAACATTTCATGGAGCTTTCCCGGAGTTTGTAGTTGCCAAATCTTATATGACAGCCCCTGGAAACCTATATTTTCTAATTACATCCTTGGATAACTTGCATAATGTTAATGTTTGTGTATTCCTTAAACTATCAATATAAGTTGTGCACCTCCTCATGAGATGGTGATACATGCTTGTCTTATCttacataatatattataaatgaacAGTAGTAATGAGGATTTTGCTTAACATATAGTTGCTAGAAAGTGGATACTTACGGATTATAAAAAATGGTAAAATTCACACCTGTTTCAGTGACTGATAAGTTTGTGTATGCATAGGTTGCAATATCAAAACCATATGGAGCAGATGGACACAGCGATAAAGCAATCAAGTTCCATAATCCAGATACCTGTCAATCACAATTAGAACTAAGTAGTACTCCTCAGTAgaccagtttatatatatatatatatatatatatatatatatatatatagggtatattaCCCTACCTATAGGGTAtattcaatattgaaataatttttagcagacttaagttatggagatccaaattacggaaaggtcccttatccaggtcccgagaattctgtatatatactgtatatatatatatatatatatatatatatatatatatatataaaacttctTTTTACTTGTGCTTAAAGTTTTTTGTGGTACTTATTTTGTCCCCATGCATAATGAAAGACAATGTAATTGTAATAGTTCACAAATATGCCAAGAAAATAGCCAATTGCTGTCAATACTAATGCACACAAATAGGGTATTTGAAGAAAACTATGACATCCTTTCTGTATACCAGGGACCAAAATATGTCAAAGGAATGTTAAAATGCTTTCAGTGAACCTGActacaaaaatattgtattaaacACAATACTGCAAAAATATTCCTTACACTATAGACATGTTTAATAATAGCCTTGTACCATCATCTCTACACACTGACAGCTTGGGTTCCATTTATTGTAACACAAAAGACAAAACACAAAGCTAAGCTTTGCATGAAACAGAGGCATTTGTTGAATTTAAATTGCTGTTGACTGATTTCAGCCTCGCACTATTCGTTAGTCTCATTAATCATGCGCAAATAACAGCACCCTCAGTGTACTAAATAAAGGCACCCTCCCCCATCTGTGTCCTATGTATTTGTCTTATCAGAACCAGCTTTAGAGTAAATAGTGCAGTAGCCATCCAATTGACAATTTGAAAAGCAATGTGCAAAGTTCAGTTGTCTCTTTATCTACCACCTACTTGAAAACTGGCTATGTTTTTCAGTTCATAGtaaatttttagatttttagtagattataatagtttcttttaaaaatatgatgtCATGCAAAGAAGTCTATagagcccttaaaggacatgtaaagcctacatttgcctacaatgtatatcaggtgggcatgtctcccccacccaaatagcatcattgccagcaccatcacattttcctaaagcaaatagcagctttcaccccgtggccatttttcctctgatacataatcagttacatttaaatctgcaaacagcatacacacacacagacccttatgcagcatacatttcatcaagaatacagcctcacacaggcagaactgtctctgataaaagttctactttgtttgagctgagctcaggagagttggttgggagaaaaaaattgaagcagacagctagagcttagtttctatgggaaccagcaatgccatctctccactggctgctagactgggggggtgtttagtaatctgagtttagaacaactgagcatgcccacaagccaacagccaaagcaaatttctgagggaggggtcgagtgggttacaggaggagaaggaaatctaagtgattaaagagatgttgcagccttactattaacctctggacaaccagagtggcaggtattgaaagatttcaaagaggctgttcactgattaaatttttgtgtgtggggtttacatgtcctttaagtagacTGGGGCTATGAAAAAATTCTTTGGAAGGCCACAACTGGCCCATGGACCTCCAATTGCATGGTCCTGATATATAAGGAGAGTAGCTAGTCAGCTGTTTTTTGCTTATGGCGCAATGGTACAGGTTAAACACCCCCAGAAGCTGGCTTTGTTTCTTATTCCCACCATACACCTCTTCATGTATCACCTTCAGTACTCATTGCACTCAATCTCAGAAGGCATTTGGAAAGTCATGTTGTATTAGGTGTCCAAATTGACTGATTTCAGTGGCCCTCTAATTTGAGAAATGAATACTCCCTCATTTACATATTGCTATTCACTAAAATATAAGCTGTTTCTGGTATGAAATGAACTGAAATGAATAGACTTTGTATACTACCTGGTCAATAACATGCCTTAAGTATTGCTGTGTCTTTCCTCTAAAACACATATACCCCATTCCTTTCCATTTATCTCTTATAATTCCTTTC from Xenopus tropicalis strain Nigerian chromosome 8, UCB_Xtro_10.0, whole genome shotgun sequence encodes:
- the LOC101731692 gene encoding uncharacterized protein LOC101731692 isoform X2 — protein: MGTFGFCLLLFCILAFANSSTPDCVGEQQGIPSDHAQVSGLWNLIALSLCPSAPYGFDIATYAYTNLSVTETGVNFTIFYNPMAKLDGYDYYYERIPGSTAYKYVTTDAALANYTGKFVRTQPDSMLCYERINGSLCGAFLHSKGVSLSEDELENFKEWSKCNGLDQVKVLKPHISYAQVCHGHFEISENLKELKDTETWGLIAKASTYPDPHYDIRLLYSAKLEISKKGNEYTVREIQTVSVMEKTLMELKYEQGVTGSKINLREFKTE
- the LOC101731692 gene encoding uncharacterized protein LOC101731692 isoform X3, with protein sequence MGTFGFCLLLFCILAFANSSTPDCVGEQQGIPSDHAQVSGLWNLIALSLCPSAPYGFDIATYAYTNLSVTETGVNFTIFYNPMAKLDGYDYYYERIPGSTAYKYVTTDAALANYTGKFVRTQPDSMLCYERINGSLCGAFLHSKGVSLSEDELENFKEWSKCNGLDQVKVLKPHISYAQVCHGHFEISENLKELKDTETWGLIAKASTYPDPHYDIRLLYSAKLEISKKGNEYTVREIQTVSVMEKTLMELKYEQGVTGTTD
- the LOC101731692 gene encoding uncharacterized protein LOC101731692 isoform X1 gives rise to the protein MGTFGFCLLLFCILAFANSSTPDCVGEQQGIPSDHAQVSGLWNLIALSLCPSAPYGFDIATYAYTNLSVTETGVNFTIFYNPMAKLDGYDYYYERIPGSTAYKYVTTDAALANYTGKFVRTQPDSMLCYERINGSLCGAFLHSKGVSLSEDELENFKEWSKCNGLDQVKVLKPHISYAQVCHGHFEISENLKELKDTETWGLIAKASTYPDPHYDIRLLYSAKLEISKKGNEYTVREIQTVSVMEKTLMELKYEQGVTGSKINLREFKTEENVLLLGIENEAGRTLYLASKTSKAKQSLLEEFDVHAKCFQGNYTYFVPGSKKEATD